Below is a genomic region from Methylobacterium sp. FF17.
CGCCGAGGCCCCCGCCGACCGCGTCGCGGTCTGCCTCAGCGATGCCGGGGCCAAGGCGCTCCTCGTCTCGCCCGCCCTCGCCCCCCAGGCGCCGGCCGGCACCCCGGCGCTCACCGTGGCGGCGCTCGCCACCGGAACGCCGGCGGAGGCCGCGGTCCCCGACCCGCGCGCGCGGGGCCTGACCCCGGAGCACCCGGCCTATCTCATCTACACGTCGGGCTCGACCGGCGTGCCGAAGGGCATCGTCATCAGCCACGCCAACATCTGCCACTTCCTGCGCTCCGGGAACGCCCTCTACGGCATGCGGCCCGACGACGTGGTGTTCCAGGGCGCCTCCGTCGCCTTCGATCTCTCGATGGAGGAGATCTGGGTGCCCTACCTCGTGGGCGCGACCCTGTTCGTGGCCTCGCCCGCGATGATGGGCGACGTCGAGGCGCTGCCCGAGATCCTGGCCCGCGCCCGCGTCAGCGTCCTCGACACGGTGCCGACCCTGCTGGCGATGATCTCGCAGGACCTGCCCACCGTGCGCCTCGTGCTCCTCGGCGGCGAGGCCCTGCCCGAGCCCCTGGTCGCCCGCTGGGCCACGGCCACGCGAAAACTCTTCAACACCTACGGGCCGACCGAGGCCACGGTGGTGGCGACCGCCGCCGAGATGCGGCCGGGCGTGCCCGTGACCATCGGCGGGCCGATCCCGAACTATTCCGTCTACGTCGCCGGCGAGGCCCTCGAACTCCTCGGGCCGGGCCAGCAGGGCGAACTCCTCATCGGCGGCCCCGGCGTGGCGAAGGGCTACCTGCAGCGCCCGGAGCTGACGGCCGAGAAGTTCATCGCCAACCCCTACGCCTCGGACGGCAGCGACCCGGTGCTCTACCGCTCCGGCGACGCGGTCTCGCTGGATGCCGACGGCAACATCCTGTTCCACGGGCGCATCGACGACCAGGTCAAGATCCGGGGCTTCCGGGTGGAGCTCGCCGAGATCGAGTCGCGCATCCAGGTCCAGCCCGGCATCAACCAGGCGGCGGTGGTCCTGCGCCAGGATGACGGGGTCGACCGCCTCGTGGCCTTCCTGGTGCCCGAGCGCGGCACCGAGATCGACAAGGCCGCCCTGCGCCACACGCTGGCCGAGCAGATGCCGCCCTACATGGTGCCGGGGCATTTCGAGGCGGTGGAGGTGCTGCCGCGCCTGACCTCCGGCAAGGTCGACCGCAAGGCCCTGCGCATCGCGACCCTCACGGTGGCCGATACGGCGGGCGAGCAGGAGCCGCCGCGCAACGAGACCGAGGCCGCGCTGCTCGCTGCCGCCCACCGCGTCTTCGGCAACCAGGCGATCCCGTTCGAGGGCGACTTCTTCGCCGATCTCGGCGGGCACTCGCTGCTCGCCGCCCGCTTCGTCGGGGCGGTCCGCGAGGTGCCGGCGCTGGCCGCCATCACCCTGCAGGACGTCTACGGACGGCGCACCCTCAGGGCCATGGCCGACACGCTGATCGCGCGCACCGGCGGCGCGGGGGCGCAGACGGCGATCCGCGACCTCAGCTTCCCGGCCCCCTCCCTCCGGCGGCGCTTCCTCTGCGGCCTCGCCCAGGCCGCGGCCCTGCCCTTCGTGATCGCGCTGGCGACCGCGCAATGGCTCGGCATCTTCGTGACCTACCTGCTCCTCACCGGCGGCGGGCTCGGGTTCTTCGGCGAGCTCGGGGTGCTGCTGCTGGTCTATATCGGCATCAACGCGGTGACGGCCTCCATCGCGGTGGCGGCCAAGTGGCTGATCCTCGGGCGCACCCGGCCCGGGCGCTATCCGCTCTGGGGCGTGTACTATTACCGCTGGTGGCTGGCCCAGCGCCTGACGCCGCTGGTGCACATCAAGTGGCTCCAGGGCTCGCCGGCCATCGTGGCCTACCTGCGGCTCCTCGGCGCCGACATCGGCAGGGACGCCCTGATCTCCGACGCCGAGATCGGCGCGCCGGACCTCGTCAGCATCGGCGCGGGCGCCTCGCTCGGCGGCCGTCTCGTCATCGCCAACGCGGAAGTCGTGGGCGACGAACTGGTGATCGGCCGGGTCCGCATCGGCGCCGACGTCGCCATCGGCGCCTCCTGCGTGATCGGCCCCGACACGGTCATCGGCGACCACGCCGAGATCGGCGACCTCACCACCATCCCCACCGGCACGCGGGTGGGCCGGGCCGAGATCTGGGACGGCTCGCCCGGGCGCAAGGTCGGCGAGGCCGATCCGGATTCGCTGCCCGCGCCCGCCACGGCCTCGCCCGGCCGGCGCCTCGGCTTCGCGGCCCTCTACGCCTTCCTGCTGGCGGCGATCCCCGCCATCGGCCTGCTGCCGATCTTCCCGGCCTTCTACATCTTCGACCAGCTCAGCGACTCGCTCGGCGACATCACCGACATCGACTACCACTGGTACCTGCCGCTGCTGACCTGGCCCACCGCCATGCTGATGACGGCCGGCACCGTGCTGCTGATCGCGGGCATCCGCTGGCTCGTGCTGCCGCGCGTCTCCTCGGGGACCTACTCGGTCCACAGCGGCTTCTACATGCGCAAGTGGGCGGTGGCGCTCGCCGCCGAGGTGACCCTGGAGACGCTCTCGTCCCTGTTCGCCACGGTCTACATGCGGGCCTGGTACCGCCTGATGGGTGCCCGGATGGGGCAGGGCGCCGAGATCTCCACCAACCTCGGCGGGCGCTACGACCTGGCCGATATCGGCGCGCGCAACTTCGTGGCCGACGAGGTGGTGTTCGGCGAGGAGGAGATCCGGCGCGGCTGGATGACCCTGCACGAGGTCCGCACCGGCGCGCGCGTGTTCGTGGGCAACGACGCGGTGGTGCCGCCGGGCACCGTCATCCCCGAGGACGTGCTCATCGGCATCAAGTCGAAGCCGCCGGCCAACGCCCTGATGACGCCGGGCGACACCTGGTTCGGCTCGCCGCCGATCAAGCTGCCCGCGCGCCAGCGGGTCGATCTCGGCTCGAACGCCCAGACCTACGAGCCGGGGATCGGCCCCAAGCTCCGGCGCGGCATCTTCGAGGCGTTCTCGACCTCGTTCTCGCCGATGCTGTTCATCACCCTGGCGATTTCGGCCATCGACTTCTACTTCTACCCCGCGATCCTCGCCCGGGACTGGACCGGCCTCGCGTTCAGCTTCGTCGCGGTCTCCGTCGCCATCGCCTTCATCCAGTCCTTCACGGTCATCGCGGTCAAATGGCTGCTGATGGGCGTCTACAAGCCCGGCATGCAGCCGATGTGGTCGTGGTGGGCCATGCGCACCGAGGCGGTGGCGGTGCTGTACTGGGGGCTCGCCGGCAAGGTGCTGCTGGAGCACCTCGTCGGCACGCCGTTCCTGCCCTGGATGCTGCGGCTCCTCGGCGTGAAGGTCGGGCAGGGCGTGTGCATGCTGACCACCGACATCACCGAGTTCGACTGCGTGACCATCGGCGACTACGCCACCATCAACCGGACCTCCGCCCTGCAGACGCACCTCTACGAGGACCGCATCATGAAGGTCGGCCGGGTCGAGGTCGGCCGGGGCGTCTCGGTGGGGGCCTTCTCGACGGTGCTCTACGACACCAAGGTCGGCGACTACGCCCGCCTGCGCCCGCTGACCATCGTGATGAAGGGCGAGTCGATCCCCGCGCATTCGGAATGGGAGGGCGCGCCGGCGGTCCCGGTGGTGCACGCCAAGGCCTCGTAGGAACGCCCCGGCGTGCGCCGCGACCTGTCGGCGCCACCGTACCGGGCTGTCGGCCCGGGCAACCCGAGGAGCCTCGCGATGCTGAACCGACGCACCCTGCTCGCCGCGGGTCCTGTCTTGGCGGGTCCTCTCTTGGCGAGCCCGCTCTGGGTCTGTTCCGCGATGGCCGGTCCCGAAGCGGCGCGGGCGGACGATCGATCGGAGCCGCCCACGGCCCTGGCGCAGCGTTTCGCCGCCCTCGAGGCCGAGAGCGGGGGCCGCCTCGGCGTCCGGGTCCGCGATACGCGGACGGGCGCCACCTTCGGGCATCGCGCCGACGAGCGCTTCCCGCTCTGCAGCACCTTCAAGCTCCTGGCGGCCGGCGCGGTGCTGGCGCGGGTCGATGCCGGCCGCGAGAGCCTGGAGCGCCGCATTCCCTACGGACCCGCCGACCTCGTGGACTATTCGCCCGCCACGCAGCCGCGCCTCGGCGCAGGCGGCATGGCGTTGGGAGGCATGGAGTTGGGAGGCATGGCGCTGGGGGACCTGTGCGAGGCGGCCGTCACGCTCAGCGACAACACCGCCGCCAACCTCATTCTCTCCACCCTCGGCGGCCCCGCTGGACTCACGGCCTATCTGCGCACGCTGGGCGATCCGGTCACCCGCCTGGACCGGACCGAGCCGACCTTGAACGAGGCGGTGCCGGGCGACCCCCGCGACACCACCACGCCCGCCGCGATGCTGGCGGACCTGGAGCGCCTGACGCTCGGGCCGGCCCTGACCGACGCCACGCGGGCGATCCTCGTGGGCTGGCTCCGGGGCAACCGGACCGGCGATTCCCGTCTGCGGGCCCGATTGCCCGGGGGCTGGCAGGTGGGTGACAAGACGGGTTCGGGCCCGCGGGGGACCACCAACGACGTCGGCCTGCTCTGGCCCCCGGAAGGCGCGCCGCTCCTCGTCGCGGTCTACCTCACCGAGACGGAGGCGCCCGTGGCGCGGCGCGAGGCGACGATCGCGGCGGTCGGCCGCGCGGTCGCGGATCTCCGCCTGCGCTGAGCCTGGCGGGCGGCAAACCTCGCGGGCGGTCCCGGCGTCCGGCCGCGCGGGCCTACCAGTGTCGGGCGGCGGGCGGGTTCCGATCACCGTCGAAGTCCCGGCGGAGCCGCTCCCGGCGCAGGGTCTGTCCGGCCGCGAGATGGTCGAAGAACTGCTTCCGCTGGCGGCGCGCCTCCCGGTCGACCTTCGGCTCGTCGGGCCAGGTGGACGCCGAATAGACGGCAACGGGCATGACCGCCAGGATACAGATCGCGAGGATGGAACGAAACATACCGCCGCTCGTCGTCGGGGCCGCTCATGAACCTTCGCTCAACATTCCGTGATGCGCCCCGTTCCGCGTGCAGTCGTTACGGAACCGCGTCCTCAGAATCGATGGTTTCCAAAGCGTTCCCGCCCGCATGCGGCCTCCGTCCTCCCGGTGACGGAGAGCGTTACTACGGCCACGTCTCGTTAAGCCGAGGACCCGCTATGCCAACGACTTGCCCGAAGCCCGCTGCGCCGGCGGTTGCTTCAGGTGCTGAACCAGGGGTGCGCGGTCGACGACGACGCCGTTCGCCTCCAGATCGGCCTGGACGCGCGCGATCAGGGCGTCGTCCTTCGTCCCCTGGATCACCGAGGCCATCAGTTCCTCGGC
It encodes:
- the bla gene encoding class A beta-lactamase yields the protein MLNRRTLLAAGPVLAGPLLASPLWVCSAMAGPEAARADDRSEPPTALAQRFAALEAESGGRLGVRVRDTRTGATFGHRADERFPLCSTFKLLAAGAVLARVDAGRESLERRIPYGPADLVDYSPATQPRLGAGGMALGGMELGGMALGDLCEAAVTLSDNTAANLILSTLGGPAGLTAYLRTLGDPVTRLDRTEPTLNEAVPGDPRDTTTPAAMLADLERLTLGPALTDATRAILVGWLRGNRTGDSRLRARLPGGWQVGDKTGSGPRGTTNDVGLLWPPEGAPLLVAVYLTETEAPVARREATIAAVGRAVADLRLR
- a CDS encoding DUF1476 domain-containing protein, with translation MSRFFEERERAAEMLFVRTEEARFRVHAQGVQSLAAYAAQVLGVDHFSALAYAEELMASVIQGTKDDALIARVQADLEANGVVVDRAPLVQHLKQPPAQRASGKSLA
- a CDS encoding Pls/PosA family non-ribosomal peptide synthetase; this translates as MSSLAETTRPRAETRGPGQDAAPASGARAVLRGAPRPDLIRDETLGEIFGASARARPDHPALVDGSRTGPDGTHPILTYAQVEAQAAEIARGLAHRGIGPGDVVGLWMARGPDLLVAQIGITLSGAAWLPFDAEAPADRVAVCLSDAGAKALLVSPALAPQAPAGTPALTVAALATGTPAEAAVPDPRARGLTPEHPAYLIYTSGSTGVPKGIVISHANICHFLRSGNALYGMRPDDVVFQGASVAFDLSMEEIWVPYLVGATLFVASPAMMGDVEALPEILARARVSVLDTVPTLLAMISQDLPTVRLVLLGGEALPEPLVARWATATRKLFNTYGPTEATVVATAAEMRPGVPVTIGGPIPNYSVYVAGEALELLGPGQQGELLIGGPGVAKGYLQRPELTAEKFIANPYASDGSDPVLYRSGDAVSLDADGNILFHGRIDDQVKIRGFRVELAEIESRIQVQPGINQAAVVLRQDDGVDRLVAFLVPERGTEIDKAALRHTLAEQMPPYMVPGHFEAVEVLPRLTSGKVDRKALRIATLTVADTAGEQEPPRNETEAALLAAAHRVFGNQAIPFEGDFFADLGGHSLLAARFVGAVREVPALAAITLQDVYGRRTLRAMADTLIARTGGAGAQTAIRDLSFPAPSLRRRFLCGLAQAAALPFVIALATAQWLGIFVTYLLLTGGGLGFFGELGVLLLVYIGINAVTASIAVAAKWLILGRTRPGRYPLWGVYYYRWWLAQRLTPLVHIKWLQGSPAIVAYLRLLGADIGRDALISDAEIGAPDLVSIGAGASLGGRLVIANAEVVGDELVIGRVRIGADVAIGASCVIGPDTVIGDHAEIGDLTTIPTGTRVGRAEIWDGSPGRKVGEADPDSLPAPATASPGRRLGFAALYAFLLAAIPAIGLLPIFPAFYIFDQLSDSLGDITDIDYHWYLPLLTWPTAMLMTAGTVLLIAGIRWLVLPRVSSGTYSVHSGFYMRKWAVALAAEVTLETLSSLFATVYMRAWYRLMGARMGQGAEISTNLGGRYDLADIGARNFVADEVVFGEEEIRRGWMTLHEVRTGARVFVGNDAVVPPGTVIPEDVLIGIKSKPPANALMTPGDTWFGSPPIKLPARQRVDLGSNAQTYEPGIGPKLRRGIFEAFSTSFSPMLFITLAISAIDFYFYPAILARDWTGLAFSFVAVSVAIAFIQSFTVIAVKWLLMGVYKPGMQPMWSWWAMRTEAVAVLYWGLAGKVLLEHLVGTPFLPWMLRLLGVKVGQGVCMLTTDITEFDCVTIGDYATINRTSALQTHLYEDRIMKVGRVEVGRGVSVGAFSTVLYDTKVGDYARLRPLTIVMKGESIPAHSEWEGAPAVPVVHAKAS